A region of Triplophysa dalaica isolate WHDGS20190420 chromosome 20, ASM1584641v1, whole genome shotgun sequence DNA encodes the following proteins:
- the LOC130409236 gene encoding uncharacterized protein LOC130409236 isoform X1 — protein MIFSSCVFTVLFISVKVTGDWHEMKTVMEGDVLNLPTGKTEPRSLEDVMWLFERGDRTFRIAQMYQGFSPFYDKSLTDRVEMDPHTGSLSIYNISTTESGLYTASLTINGFVTRKKIKVDVYASVSLPAVSNSFTDTQTQGTSQEKYEFCSVVCSVKNDRDVFISWYKGDEIVNHSSSSDLSINLSLPLKLHYNDTESYSCTAANPVSHKSIRLHMKHLCPHYEGKITQTYIRKSLPTTTTFVPLHTDKLFPGKENVYKNDSSRIFSSTDCLKHCGDVEVLIRLILSALVGLATVVFLLEHMYFWSVQGRL, from the exons ATGATCTTCAGCTCATGTGTTTTCACTGTGTTGTTCATCAGTGTGAAGG TGACTGGTGACTGGCACGAGATGAAAACTGTGATGGAGGGAGACGTTCTTAATCTACCAACAGGAAAAACTGAACCCAGGAGTCTTGAAGACGTGATGTGGCTGTTTGAAAGAGGTGACCGAACTTTCCGTATTGCACAGATGTATCAAGGATTTTCACCCTTTTATGATAAGAGTCTAACAGACCGAGTGGAGATGGATCCACATACAGGATCTTTGAGCATCTATAACATCAGCACCACTGAATCTGGACTCTACACAGCATCACTCACCATTAATGGATTTGTCACAAGGAAGAAGATCAAAGTTGATGTTTATG CATCAGTTTCTCTTCCGGCTGTTAGCAACTCATTTACAGACACCCAGACTCAAG GTACATCACAGGAGAAGTATGAATTCTGCTCTGTTGTCTGCTCTGTGAAAAATGATCGAGACGTCTTCATCTCATGGTATAAAGGAGATGAAATAGTGAATCACAGCAGTAGTTCTGATCTCAGCATTAATCTCAGTTTACCTTTAAAACTTCATTATAATGATACAGAATCATACAGCTGCACCGCTGCAAACCCAGTGAGCCATAAAAGCATCCGTCTACACATGAAACACCTCTGTCCACATTATGAAGGTAAAATAACACAGACGTACATCAGGAAGTCTCTTCCTACCACAACCACATTTGTGCCACTTCACACAGACAAACTGTTTCCTGGTAAAGAGAATGTGTATAAGAATGACTCCAGCAGAATCTTTTCATCTACAGACTGTCTGAAGCATTGTGGAGATGTTGAAGTTCTGATCCGCTTGATTCTGTCTGCTCTGGTGGGACTTGCTACTGTTGTGTTTCTGCTTGAACACATGTACTTCTGGTCTGTTCAGGGAAGACTTTAA
- the LOC130409590 gene encoding zinc finger MYM-type protein 5-like, giving the protein MKQTRLWGFFGKKSVEGSKDELQTEEEPAAAAAAAAAVPGSDMETDDSGRREAELVEVASTVVEDLGTVETGPARAKLKEYPLTTFGLQRRSFQQKWFETFDWLEYSASRNAAFCFACRLFGKQVSRVNKDVITSSVGFSNWKRALDSFREHDSSSGHKASMLAFYPVYHMAV; this is encoded by the exons atgaagcaaacgagactttggggattttttggaaagaagtcagtgg AGGGTAGCAAAGATGAGCTGCAGACTGAGGAGGagccagcagcagcagcagctgcAGCAGCAGCTGTGCCAGGATCAGACATGGAAACTG ATGATTCAGGGAGGAGAGAGGCTGAGTTAGTTGAGGTCGCTAGTACTGTAGTGGAAGATTTAGGGACTGTAGAAACAGGCCCAGCCAGAGCAAAACTAAAAGAATACCCTCTCACAACCTTTGGACTACAGAGAAGGTCCTTCCAGCAAAAATGGTTTGAGACATTTGACTGGTTAGAGTACTCTGCTAGCCGAAATGCAGCCTTCTGCTTTGCATGCAGGCTCTTTGGGAAACAAGTGTCTAGAGTTAACAAAGATGTGATAACCAGCTCTGTTGGATTTTCTAACTGGAAACGAGCCTTGGACAGCTTTAGAGAGCACGATAGTAGCTCAGGACACAAAGCTTCAATGCTTGCATTTTATCCAGTTTATCACATGGCAGTGTAG
- the LOC130409236 gene encoding uncharacterized protein LOC130409236 isoform X5 yields MIFSSCVFTVLFISVKVTGDWHEMKTVMEGDVLNLPTGKTEPRSLEDVMWLFERGDRTFRIAQMYQGFSPFYDKSLTDRVEMDPHTGSLSIYNISTTESGLYTASLTINGFVTRKKIKVDVYASVSLPAVSNSFTDTQTQESYSCTAANPVSHKSIRLHMKHLCPHYEDCLKHCGDVEVLIRLILSALVGLATVVFLLEHMYFWSVQGRL; encoded by the exons ATGATCTTCAGCTCATGTGTTTTCACTGTGTTGTTCATCAGTGTGAAGG TGACTGGTGACTGGCACGAGATGAAAACTGTGATGGAGGGAGACGTTCTTAATCTACCAACAGGAAAAACTGAACCCAGGAGTCTTGAAGACGTGATGTGGCTGTTTGAAAGAGGTGACCGAACTTTCCGTATTGCACAGATGTATCAAGGATTTTCACCCTTTTATGATAAGAGTCTAACAGACCGAGTGGAGATGGATCCACATACAGGATCTTTGAGCATCTATAACATCAGCACCACTGAATCTGGACTCTACACAGCATCACTCACCATTAATGGATTTGTCACAAGGAAGAAGATCAAAGTTGATGTTTATG CATCAGTTTCTCTTCCGGCTGTTAGCAACTCATTTACAGACACCCAGACTCAAG AATCATACAGCTGCACCGCTGCAAACCCAGTGAGCCATAAAAGCATCCGTCTACACATGAAACACCTCTGTCCACATTATGAAG ACTGTCTGAAGCATTGTGGAGATGTTGAAGTTCTGATCCGCTTGATTCTGTCTGCTCTGGTGGGACTTGCTACTGTTGTGTTTCTGCTTGAACACATGTACTTCTGGTCTGTTCAGGGAAGACTTTAA
- the LOC130409236 gene encoding CD48 antigen-like isoform X3 — protein MIFSSCVFTVLFISVKVTGDWHEMKTVMEGDVLNLPTGKTEPRSLEDVMWLFERGDRTFRIAQMYQGFSPFYDKSLTDRVEMDPHTGSLSIYNISTTESGLYTASLTINGFVTRKKIKVDVYASVSLPAVSNSFTDTQTQGTSQEKYEFCSVVCSVKNDRDVFISWYKGDEIVNHSSSSDLSINLSLPLKLHYNDTESYSCTAANPVSHKSIRLHMKHLCPHYEDCLKHCGDVEVLIRLILSALVGLATVVFLLEHMYFWSVQGRL, from the exons ATGATCTTCAGCTCATGTGTTTTCACTGTGTTGTTCATCAGTGTGAAGG TGACTGGTGACTGGCACGAGATGAAAACTGTGATGGAGGGAGACGTTCTTAATCTACCAACAGGAAAAACTGAACCCAGGAGTCTTGAAGACGTGATGTGGCTGTTTGAAAGAGGTGACCGAACTTTCCGTATTGCACAGATGTATCAAGGATTTTCACCCTTTTATGATAAGAGTCTAACAGACCGAGTGGAGATGGATCCACATACAGGATCTTTGAGCATCTATAACATCAGCACCACTGAATCTGGACTCTACACAGCATCACTCACCATTAATGGATTTGTCACAAGGAAGAAGATCAAAGTTGATGTTTATG CATCAGTTTCTCTTCCGGCTGTTAGCAACTCATTTACAGACACCCAGACTCAAG GTACATCACAGGAGAAGTATGAATTCTGCTCTGTTGTCTGCTCTGTGAAAAATGATCGAGACGTCTTCATCTCATGGTATAAAGGAGATGAAATAGTGAATCACAGCAGTAGTTCTGATCTCAGCATTAATCTCAGTTTACCTTTAAAACTTCATTATAATGATACAGAATCATACAGCTGCACCGCTGCAAACCCAGTGAGCCATAAAAGCATCCGTCTACACATGAAACACCTCTGTCCACATTATGAAG ACTGTCTGAAGCATTGTGGAGATGTTGAAGTTCTGATCCGCTTGATTCTGTCTGCTCTGGTGGGACTTGCTACTGTTGTGTTTCTGCTTGAACACATGTACTTCTGGTCTGTTCAGGGAAGACTTTAA
- the LOC130409236 gene encoding uncharacterized protein LOC130409236 isoform X2, which produces MKTVMEGDVLNLPTGKTEPRSLEDVMWLFERGDRTFRIAQMYQGFSPFYDKSLTDRVEMDPHTGSLSIYNISTTESGLYTASLTINGFVTRKKIKVDVYASVSLPAVSNSFTDTQTQGTSQEKYEFCSVVCSVKNDRDVFISWYKGDEIVNHSSSSDLSINLSLPLKLHYNDTESYSCTAANPVSHKSIRLHMKHLCPHYEGKITQTYIRKSLPTTTTFVPLHTDKLFPGKENVYKNDSSRIFSSTDCLKHCGDVEVLIRLILSALVGLATVVFLLEHMYFWSVQGRL; this is translated from the exons ATGAAAACTGTGATGGAGGGAGACGTTCTTAATCTACCAACAGGAAAAACTGAACCCAGGAGTCTTGAAGACGTGATGTGGCTGTTTGAAAGAGGTGACCGAACTTTCCGTATTGCACAGATGTATCAAGGATTTTCACCCTTTTATGATAAGAGTCTAACAGACCGAGTGGAGATGGATCCACATACAGGATCTTTGAGCATCTATAACATCAGCACCACTGAATCTGGACTCTACACAGCATCACTCACCATTAATGGATTTGTCACAAGGAAGAAGATCAAAGTTGATGTTTATG CATCAGTTTCTCTTCCGGCTGTTAGCAACTCATTTACAGACACCCAGACTCAAG GTACATCACAGGAGAAGTATGAATTCTGCTCTGTTGTCTGCTCTGTGAAAAATGATCGAGACGTCTTCATCTCATGGTATAAAGGAGATGAAATAGTGAATCACAGCAGTAGTTCTGATCTCAGCATTAATCTCAGTTTACCTTTAAAACTTCATTATAATGATACAGAATCATACAGCTGCACCGCTGCAAACCCAGTGAGCCATAAAAGCATCCGTCTACACATGAAACACCTCTGTCCACATTATGAAGGTAAAATAACACAGACGTACATCAGGAAGTCTCTTCCTACCACAACCACATTTGTGCCACTTCACACAGACAAACTGTTTCCTGGTAAAGAGAATGTGTATAAGAATGACTCCAGCAGAATCTTTTCATCTACAGACTGTCTGAAGCATTGTGGAGATGTTGAAGTTCTGATCCGCTTGATTCTGTCTGCTCTGGTGGGACTTGCTACTGTTGTGTTTCTGCTTGAACACATGTACTTCTGGTCTGTTCAGGGAAGACTTTAA
- the LOC130409236 gene encoding uncharacterized protein LOC130409236 isoform X6: MIFSSCVFTVLFISVKVTGDWHEMKTVMEGDVLNLPTGKTEPRSLEDVMWLFERGDRTFRIAQMYQGFSPFYDKSLTDRVEMDPHTGSLSIYNISTTESGLYTASLTINGFVTRKKIKVDVYASVSLPAVSNSFTDTQTQGTSQEKYEFCSVVCSVKNDRDVFIS; the protein is encoded by the exons ATGATCTTCAGCTCATGTGTTTTCACTGTGTTGTTCATCAGTGTGAAGG TGACTGGTGACTGGCACGAGATGAAAACTGTGATGGAGGGAGACGTTCTTAATCTACCAACAGGAAAAACTGAACCCAGGAGTCTTGAAGACGTGATGTGGCTGTTTGAAAGAGGTGACCGAACTTTCCGTATTGCACAGATGTATCAAGGATTTTCACCCTTTTATGATAAGAGTCTAACAGACCGAGTGGAGATGGATCCACATACAGGATCTTTGAGCATCTATAACATCAGCACCACTGAATCTGGACTCTACACAGCATCACTCACCATTAATGGATTTGTCACAAGGAAGAAGATCAAAGTTGATGTTTATG CATCAGTTTCTCTTCCGGCTGTTAGCAACTCATTTACAGACACCCAGACTCAAG GTACATCACAGGAGAAGTATGAATTCTGCTCTGTTGTCTGCTCTGTGAAAAATGATCGAGACGTCTTCATCTCATG A
- the LOC130409236 gene encoding uncharacterized protein LOC130409236 isoform X4 — protein MIFSSCVFTVLFISVKVTGDWHEMKTVMEGDVLNLPTGKTEPRSLEDVMWLFERGDRTFRIAQMYQGFSPFYDKSLTDRVEMDPHTGSLSIYNISTTESGLYTASLTINGFVTRKKIKVDVYASVSLPAVSNSFTDTQTQESYSCTAANPVSHKSIRLHMKHLCPHYEGKITQTYIRKSLPTTTTFVPLHTDKLFPGKENVYKNDSSRIFSSTDCLKHCGDVEVLIRLILSALVGLATVVFLLEHMYFWSVQGRL, from the exons ATGATCTTCAGCTCATGTGTTTTCACTGTGTTGTTCATCAGTGTGAAGG TGACTGGTGACTGGCACGAGATGAAAACTGTGATGGAGGGAGACGTTCTTAATCTACCAACAGGAAAAACTGAACCCAGGAGTCTTGAAGACGTGATGTGGCTGTTTGAAAGAGGTGACCGAACTTTCCGTATTGCACAGATGTATCAAGGATTTTCACCCTTTTATGATAAGAGTCTAACAGACCGAGTGGAGATGGATCCACATACAGGATCTTTGAGCATCTATAACATCAGCACCACTGAATCTGGACTCTACACAGCATCACTCACCATTAATGGATTTGTCACAAGGAAGAAGATCAAAGTTGATGTTTATG CATCAGTTTCTCTTCCGGCTGTTAGCAACTCATTTACAGACACCCAGACTCAAG AATCATACAGCTGCACCGCTGCAAACCCAGTGAGCCATAAAAGCATCCGTCTACACATGAAACACCTCTGTCCACATTATGAAGGTAAAATAACACAGACGTACATCAGGAAGTCTCTTCCTACCACAACCACATTTGTGCCACTTCACACAGACAAACTGTTTCCTGGTAAAGAGAATGTGTATAAGAATGACTCCAGCAGAATCTTTTCATCTACAGACTGTCTGAAGCATTGTGGAGATGTTGAAGTTCTGATCCGCTTGATTCTGTCTGCTCTGGTGGGACTTGCTACTGTTGTGTTTCTGCTTGAACACATGTACTTCTGGTCTGTTCAGGGAAGACTTTAA